A portion of the Magnolia sinica isolate HGM2019 chromosome 17, MsV1, whole genome shotgun sequence genome contains these proteins:
- the LOC131231843 gene encoding glutathione S-transferase F13-like — protein MALKLHGESISTCTSRAMFCLHEKGVDFELVPVNLMVGEHKQPPYLATKNPFGQIPAFEDGDLTLFESRAISRYIATKYKAQGTDLLRQDNLKEFGLVEVWLEVESQAFNPPISAIVYQISISPMLGGTTNDQVVEANVEKLAKVLDIYEERLSKSKYLAGDFFSLADLHHIPYMHYFMRTPKASLVTSRPHVKAWWDSISSRPAIKKVTAGMNFA, from the exons ATGGCACTCAAGTTACACGGTGAATCCATTTCCACGTGCACCTCACGTGCTATGTTTTGTCTACATGAGAAAGGCGTCGATTTCGAGCTGGTTCCGGTCAATCTCATGGTCGGAGAGCACAAGCAGCCTCCCTACCTCGCCACCAAAAAC CCGTTCGGTCAGATCCCCGCATTCGAGGACGGCGATCTTACTCTCTTTG AATCACGCGCAATCAGTAGGTACATAGCGACCAAGTACAAAGCGCAGGGTACAGATCTTCTGAGACAAGACAACCTCAAGGAATTTGGATTAGTTGAGGTGTGGTTGGAAGTGGAATCCCAGGCATTCAATCCTCCAATCTCAGCCATTGTTTATCAGATCTCCATCAGTCCAATGCTTGGCGGGACCACCAATGACCAGGTGGTGGAGGCGAATGTAGAGAAGCTAGCCAAGGTTCTTGATATCTATGAAGAGAGGCTGTCTAAAAGCAAGTACTTAGCTGGGGATTTCTTCAGTTTAGCTGATCTGCATCACATCCCATACATGCATTACTTCATGAGGACTCCTAAAGCTTCTCTCGTTACCTCACGCCCGCATGTGAAGGCCTGGTGGGACAGCATTTCATCGCGGCCCGCCATCAAGAAAGTCACGGCGGGTATGAACTTTgcatga
- the LOC131231844 gene encoding glutathione S-transferase F13-like → MALKLHGESISTCTSRPMFCLHEKGVDFELVPVNLMVGEHKQPPYLATKNPFGQIPAFEDGDLTLFESRAISRYIATKYKAQGTDLLRQDNLKEFGLVEVWLEVESQAFNPPISAIVYQISISPMLGGTTNDQVVEANVEKLAKVLDIYEERLSKSKYLAGDFFSLADLHHIPYTHYFMKTPKASLITSRPHVKAWWDSISSRPAIKKVTAGMNFA, encoded by the exons ATGGCACTCAAGTTACACGGTGAATCCATTTCCACGTGCACCTCACGTCCTATGTTTTGTCTACATGAGAAAGGCGTCGATTTCGAGCTGGTTCCGGTCAATCTCATGGTCGGAGAGCACAAGCAGCCTCCCTACCTCGCCACCAAAAAC CCGTTCGGTCAGATCCCCGCATTCGAGGACGGCGATCTTACTCTCTTTG AATCACGCGCAATCAGTAGGTACATAGCGACCAAGTACAAAGCGCAGGGTACAGATCTTCTGAGACAAGACAACCTCAAGGAATTTGGATTAGTTGAGGTGTGGTTGGAAGTGGAATCCCAGGCATTCAATCCTCCAATCTCAGCCATTGTTTATCAGATCTCCATCAGTCCAATGCTTGGCGGGACCACCAATGATCAGGTGGTGGAGGCGAATGTAGAGAAGCTAGCCAAGGTTCTTGATATCTATGAAGAGAGGCTGTCCAAAAGCAAGTACTTAGCTGGGGATTTCTTCAGTTTAGCTGATCTGCACCACATCCCATACACGCATTACTTCATGAAGACTCCTAAAGCTTCTCTCATTACCTCACGCCCGCATGTGAAGGCCTGGTGGGACAGCATTTCATCGCGGCCCGCCATCAAGAAAGTCACGGCGGGTATGAACTTTgcatga